In Nocardioides conyzicola, one genomic interval encodes:
- a CDS encoding nucleoside deaminase codes for MTAALDEARAALATDDVPIGAVVLAPDGTTVGRGRNVREADHDPTGHAEVVALREAARAHGEWRLDGHTLVVTLEPCTMCAGAAVLSRVERVVFGAWDPKAGAVGSLWDVVRDRRLNHRPEVVAGVMAGESAALLDGFFARHR; via the coding sequence ATGACCGCCGCCCTCGACGAGGCGCGCGCCGCCCTGGCGACCGACGACGTGCCGATCGGCGCCGTCGTCCTCGCGCCGGACGGTACGACGGTCGGCCGCGGCCGCAACGTCCGCGAGGCCGACCACGACCCGACCGGGCACGCCGAGGTCGTCGCCCTGCGCGAGGCCGCCCGCGCCCACGGCGAGTGGCGCCTCGACGGGCACACCCTCGTGGTCACGCTCGAGCCGTGCACCATGTGCGCCGGCGCCGCCGTGCTCAGCCGGGTCGAGCGGGTCGTCTTCGGTGCCTGGGACCCCAAGGCCGGCGCGGTCGGCAGCCTCTGGGACGTCGTCCGCGACCGACGACTCAACCACCGCCCCGAGGTCGTGGCCGGGGTGATGGCGGGCGAGTCGGCCGCGCTGCTCGACGGGTTCTTCGCCCGGCACCGCTGA
- a CDS encoding family 78 glycoside hydrolase catalytic domain: MRVRVEHLDHPVGIAERRPRLSWQLPPGTVAQDGYELEVDGTAYGRTDSAETVLVPWPADDLGSGARRSVRVRVWADGRDLGWSEPTVLETGLLDAADWTAAWIRPDEGEVPKAGSRPAYRVRGEVFVNAPVRGARLHVTAHGLHETSIDGARVGDDELAPGYTEYAVHTHVRTHDVTALLSPGRHVVEALLADGWFRGQVGAPRASDQWGDRTAYLAQLVVEHEDGTTTVHGTGPDWQWTTSHIVAADLIDGQSEDRRLVGAVDWRPVVVAEIGYDALTCSPAPPVRPVEELRPVSVTTLRPGVQVVDLGQNINGHVRLTRLGPEGTALTLTHGEALGPDGDVTMDHLVPNLPFLPDLTAGQVDHVVSAGVVGDVFEPRFTTHGFRYVRIEGDLPAISAGDVTGVVVHTDLPERGGFTCSDDRLNRLHDAAVWSFRGNACDVPTDCPTRERAGWTGDWQLYVPTASYLYDVAGFSLKWLRDLAAMQWADGTLNNMAPIPVAERTGFLEQVNGSAGWGDAVVLVPLELHREYGDAEVLAELWPAMVAWLDRMERMATHDRHPDRVARHPEPRPHDRYLWDTGFHWGEWLEPDGHPGDDFEGFIKADKAVVATAFYAWSTRNAAEIARVLDDKVTADRYDELSRLVTAAWVEEFVEDGRVVPHTQANLVRALAFDLLPDSLRQRAADDLAALVRDFGVHVGTGFLATPDLLPVLADHGHEDLAYELLMQDTAPSWLAMIDRGATTVWELWDGIDADGVPHESLSHYSKGAVISFLHRYTAGLRRTSPTWRTFEVAPRPGAGLTWARTHHDSPHGRISVAWSLSDGAFALDVTVPPGCVATVVLPSGATSEAGPGDHSF, encoded by the coding sequence ATGCGAGTTCGCGTCGAGCACCTGGACCACCCCGTCGGCATCGCCGAGCGCCGCCCGCGCCTGTCGTGGCAGCTGCCGCCCGGCACCGTCGCCCAGGACGGCTACGAGCTGGAGGTGGACGGTACGGCGTACGGGCGGACCGACTCGGCCGAGACCGTGCTCGTGCCCTGGCCGGCCGACGACCTCGGCTCGGGGGCGCGCCGCAGCGTCCGCGTGCGCGTGTGGGCCGACGGGCGGGACCTCGGCTGGTCCGAGCCGACCGTCCTCGAGACCGGGCTGCTCGACGCCGCAGACTGGACCGCCGCGTGGATCCGCCCCGACGAGGGTGAGGTGCCGAAGGCCGGCTCTCGCCCTGCGTACCGGGTCCGCGGCGAGGTCTTCGTCAACGCACCGGTGCGCGGCGCCCGGCTGCACGTCACCGCGCACGGGCTGCACGAGACCTCGATCGACGGTGCCCGGGTCGGCGACGACGAGCTCGCGCCGGGGTACACGGAGTACGCCGTGCACACCCACGTCCGGACGCACGACGTCACCGCGCTGCTCTCGCCCGGCCGGCACGTGGTCGAGGCGCTGCTCGCGGACGGCTGGTTCCGCGGCCAGGTCGGAGCCCCACGAGCCAGCGACCAGTGGGGCGATCGGACGGCCTACCTCGCCCAGCTCGTCGTCGAGCACGAGGACGGCACGACCACGGTGCACGGCACCGGTCCCGACTGGCAGTGGACGACCTCGCACATCGTGGCCGCCGACCTCATCGACGGCCAGTCCGAGGACCGCCGCCTGGTCGGCGCCGTCGACTGGCGGCCGGTCGTCGTCGCGGAGATCGGGTACGACGCGCTGACGTGCTCGCCCGCCCCGCCGGTCCGTCCGGTCGAGGAGCTCCGCCCGGTTTCGGTCACCACGCTGCGCCCCGGGGTCCAGGTCGTCGACCTCGGCCAGAACATCAACGGGCACGTCCGCCTGACCAGGCTCGGGCCGGAGGGCACCGCGCTGACGCTGACGCATGGCGAGGCGCTCGGCCCCGACGGCGACGTCACGATGGACCACCTGGTGCCCAACCTGCCGTTCCTGCCCGACCTCACCGCCGGCCAGGTCGACCACGTGGTCTCGGCCGGGGTGGTGGGCGACGTCTTCGAGCCGCGGTTCACCACCCATGGCTTCCGCTACGTGCGCATCGAGGGAGACCTGCCCGCGATCTCGGCGGGCGACGTCACCGGCGTCGTCGTGCACACCGACCTGCCCGAGCGTGGTGGGTTCACCTGCTCGGACGACCGGCTCAACCGCCTGCACGACGCCGCGGTGTGGAGCTTCCGCGGCAACGCCTGCGACGTACCGACCGACTGCCCGACGCGCGAGCGCGCCGGCTGGACCGGCGACTGGCAGCTCTACGTCCCGACCGCGTCGTACCTCTACGACGTCGCCGGCTTCTCCCTCAAGTGGCTGCGCGACCTCGCCGCCATGCAGTGGGCGGACGGCACCCTCAACAACATGGCGCCGATCCCGGTGGCCGAGCGCACCGGCTTCCTCGAGCAGGTCAACGGCTCCGCCGGCTGGGGCGACGCCGTCGTGCTGGTGCCGCTCGAGCTCCACCGCGAGTACGGCGACGCCGAGGTGCTCGCCGAGCTGTGGCCGGCGATGGTGGCGTGGCTCGACCGGATGGAGCGGATGGCGACCCACGACCGCCACCCCGACCGGGTCGCCCGCCACCCCGAGCCGCGGCCGCACGACCGCTACCTGTGGGACACCGGCTTCCACTGGGGCGAGTGGCTCGAGCCTGATGGCCACCCGGGCGACGACTTCGAGGGCTTCATCAAGGCCGACAAGGCGGTCGTCGCCACGGCCTTCTACGCCTGGTCGACCCGCAACGCCGCCGAGATCGCGCGGGTGCTGGACGACAAGGTGACCGCGGACCGGTACGACGAGCTGTCGCGGCTGGTGACGGCGGCGTGGGTCGAGGAGTTCGTCGAGGACGGCCGCGTCGTCCCGCACACCCAGGCCAACCTGGTGCGGGCGCTGGCCTTCGACCTGCTGCCCGACTCGCTCCGGCAGCGCGCGGCCGACGACCTGGCCGCGCTGGTGCGCGACTTCGGCGTCCACGTCGGCACCGGCTTCCTCGCCACCCCCGACCTGCTGCCGGTGCTCGCCGACCACGGCCACGAGGACCTCGCCTACGAGCTGCTCATGCAGGACACGGCGCCGTCGTGGCTCGCGATGATCGACCGCGGCGCCACCACCGTGTGGGAGCTGTGGGACGGCATCGACGCCGACGGCGTACCCCACGAGTCCCTGAGCCACTACTCCAAGGGCGCCGTCATCTCGTTCCTGCACCGCTACACCGCGGGGCTGCGCCGTACGTCGCCGACGTGGCGGACCTTCGAGGTCGCCCCCCGCCCCGGCGCCGGCCTGACCTGGGCCCGGACCCACCACGACTCGCCCCACGGCCGGATCTCGGTCGCGTGGTCGCTGTCCGACGGGGCGTTCGCCCTCGACGTCACCGTCCCCCCGGGCTGCGTGGCGACCGTCGTGCTTCCGTCCGGTGCGACCTCCGAGGCCGGGCCGGGCGACCACTCGTTCTAG
- a CDS encoding tRNA adenosine deaminase-associated protein translates to MTEEIDGVDFALAAYRDEGVWTVKELAHDVIEDVDRLSHALRRFPGDGGAVGLVAMDEDFFVIVRVAGQSTRVLLSDITAADEWELASSAVTFLGLPPPEDEDDQVPAGDLDLLGDLGMHAMDMGVLLDDVDLYPDEMLSDVARKLGFGELFDDAIGLTSA, encoded by the coding sequence ATGACCGAAGAGATCGACGGCGTCGACTTCGCCCTCGCTGCCTATCGCGACGAGGGTGTCTGGACCGTGAAGGAGCTCGCGCACGACGTGATCGAGGACGTCGACCGGCTCTCCCACGCGCTGCGCCGCTTCCCGGGTGACGGCGGTGCCGTCGGCCTGGTGGCGATGGACGAGGACTTCTTCGTCATCGTGCGCGTGGCGGGCCAGAGCACCCGGGTCCTGCTCTCCGACATCACCGCGGCCGACGAGTGGGAGCTGGCCAGCTCCGCCGTCACCTTCCTCGGCCTGCCGCCGCCGGAGGACGAGGACGACCAGGTCCCCGCCGGCGACCTCGACCTGCTCGGCGACCTCGGCATGCACGCCATGGACATGGGGGTGCTGCTCGACGACGTTGACCTCTACCCCGACGAGATGCTCTCCGACGTGGCTCGCAAGCTCGGGTTCGGCGAGCTCTTCGACGACGCGATCGGCCTCACCTCGGCGTGA